A part of Leishmania braziliensis MHOM/BR/75/M2904 complete genome, chromosome 30 genomic DNA contains:
- the GPI14 gene encoding putative mannosyltransferase, whose translation MSKATWLDRQSIRQLLLYGGLVRLALLIYAAFHDYYFRVQYTDIDYMIVVDGARELLHGGTPFDRTTYRYTPLLAVLVLPAVLIANPLGKVVFTLSDLGAAYYCFRILLRFSTERSAKWMVIIMILFNPVVLNVSTRGNSDMLISFMCMGVLAKFAEGRYFTAAAILGFAVHFKIYPIIYTLPLVLGVWERAKQNRFFSRLAHTTSVVVGCGLCFTVSFAAPTYVCYAVYGQQYLDEAFIYHIHREDHRHNFSPYWLLMYLNMGRRDLGVGVDYSAGLFAFLPQFAVLCYASWKLRKNIAHACCVETILFVAFNKVCTVQYFVWFLPFLAFVFCDPARSTGLTYATAAPKSERRRPLWSVMIIFMWGLTIPLWVWTAYPLEFQGRNHYGRLWIVSCLFYLATVGLAAWLGRLCYRNSMTIAMMDVSLTRKEV comes from the coding sequence ATGAGCAAGGCAACGTGGCTGGACCGACAGAGCATTCGCCAGCTTCTCCTCTACGGAGGGCTCGTGCGACTGGCGCTGCTTATTTACGCTGCTTTCCATGACTACTATTTCCGAGTCCAATACACGGATATTGACTACATGATTGTGGTTGATGGCGCCAGGGAGTTACTGCACGGAGGAACGCCGTTTGATCGCACGACGTACCGGTACACCCCTCTTCTGGCCGTCCTGGTGCTCCCCGCAGTGCTCATCGCAAACCCGCTGGGAAAGGTCGTCTTTACGCTGAGCGACCTTGGCGCAGCCTACTACTGCTTTCGCATACTCCTGCGCTTTTCGACAGAACGGAGTGCCAAGTGGATGGTAATTATCATGATTCTCTTCAACCCCGTTGTGCTGAACGTGTCGACGCGTGGCAACAGCGACATGCTCATATCTTTCATGTGCATGGGAGTGCTGGCAAAGTTTGCCGAGGGTCGCTACTTCACGGCCGCGGCGATCCTCGGCTTTGCTGTGCATTTCAAGATCTATCCCATCATCTACACGCTTCCGTTGGTGCTCGGTGTGTGGGAGCGTGCGAAGCAAAATCGCTTCTTCAGTCGTCTCGCCCACACCACCTCTGTAGTAGTCGGTTGTGGTCTCTGCTTCACGGTCAGCTTCGCTGCTCCGACGTATGTGTGCTACGCAGTCTACGGCCAACAGTACCTCGACGAGGCCTTCATTTACCATATCCATCGCGAGGATCACCGGCACAACTTCTCTCCGTACTGGCTGCTCATGTACCTCAATATGGGACGCCGAGAcctcggcgtcggcgtcgacTACTCCGCCGGACTGTTTGCGTTTCTGCCGCAGTTTGCAGTTCTGTGCTACGCCTCGTGGAAGCTTCGCAAGAACATCGCCCACGCCTGCTGCGTGGAGACGATTCTCTTCGTTGCCTTCAACAAGGTCTGCACCGTGCAGTACTTTGTGTGGTTCCTCCCGTTCCTCGCGTTCGTCTTCTGCGACCCGGCGCGGTCCACAGGGCTCACGtacgccaccgctgcccctAAGTCAGAGCGTCGACGGCCGCTCTGGTCTGTCATGATCATCTTCATGTGGGGCCTCACAATTCCACTGTGGGTGTGGACAGCCTACCCGCTCGAGTTTCAGGGACGGAACCACTACGGCCGTCTTTGGATTGTGTCGTGCCTTTTCTACCTCGCCACAGTGGGCCTCGCTGCATGGCTGGGACGGCTGTGTTACCGGAATAGCATGACCATCGCTATGATGGACGTTTCCCTGACGCGCAAGGAGGTTTAG
- a CDS encoding cyclosome subunit-like protein, which produces MSLSPYTINVGPCQADGRRDVFLQWHERPCFSTTHRGITQVCLAKWPARLRAESALETNDMDEVEALRARRTEQVYQTLLEFGNPNGPSTSTQLMCSDHDAAGGDSDTKRPLEQYLCVFHREELADQYGRYTFVQPHTICTAYRIADSTELELVLHNVTPTDISAAATGVFVRGHRQSSKGFPSSAPIEHQGIQYKPASNLWWMGTPLSLKPVYVAMPLGSQGGMTGGVPKGHVDKASGSHADSFAAADSQHSDKAAGGTVSNFVASPIVVGADGVAVQGPTGDNMGSPPPAELEGCIAQGQFELLPSRSSSPNMRCSSQTAAPSAEGQMSRMAVATPASSLPGASLPLASHAQARYVEVEATVLAQLELFDPNRRSSTCASSLTVVRTGVEELGLATTVPQYALDCMLWQWWPHRVRLPRLTSGNAALSAVASPHAALDRYAVFIYDAHQSQVFVLRTPHLHSGAGDFELLFSFPCGSLPFVLPCLRAPHPAPIAVCNYPRPNCISVYDVMALLDAPAATTVVMELDLEAYQAHHSVFFGKVCISSSGGDSALFGGSGVLSTSGSSASGAMPAPLLPTGDVDNDMARSATAASWTADVINGVPHLIRSILYHYKNRLVVQYAWPSGSARPAATESAEDAGAGFMASCGNSEYEGDADQSLRSRHRRRRRCEGTISFTVEFPVITLDEDPLLVYVLEALSSALGPRAVAALEYVLFRERWYRKCNASIGADAFDVCAGLLRNIFGSECSGSNQALASTSWRGQLPRVAEHPEVTAHVETMAGVAVPHVFVDPSTVTLQQIRRTVERRHIADAPLCCRNVEEGDTAGAVNTAAQVRPAAVYGCAWTRQERGLALVALHLLFEACRAQEHLWSLLPRLASLNQDLSNALRWTSYVAYYDAMSPRGFTAPPPPLRTSPTESFADSFPASVLSCRFDSLERLDNAVAPQAGNNASVAPPAAEFVSGDAPGLFSTLSLIAVCNTTPRTVAMPYGTWPLLKHLPDAHPIALTNRLVVLYHDIFGASTGSLSATSAASADMGTGNALADSHVNVTWWQRICSLVLQRRISSAVVRQTLNAAVAYPLVEALTKGRECAESTWPVALLELVGRRDRCPPTSHTAQILSAGQHVVETAEENAVARQFRVTLTEDDGVSVRPDFRKTWRDSRLDMVQNLFNTVAPISLSGFEDRPEELAGALELLSCRAQAMPLGRGMLTMCTQSFKVQDSIPIAPLNLSGRTNDGISVANKPTDDLMWPLFHNGCAAGLRFLPLPPTFSACSVEAPFATQEALGDTDTKETAALSLGSRAQSITKQWVMYQTKNIDNPASRAGLLLATGILGHLTVLQRTDIFYLLISRQEQYVWREATTMAVMLGLSCSFCGTGNEAVFRCLSVHVQSLNPSAEDIEVSLDVQTAALVSMGLLCQQASSNTFLVEVFLVELSRVPTDEHCTKREGYVLGAGFGLGQLLLGVGQSHGVQRVEDRLLAIMKGAPRSAAVSMREGVEHFEETMGRGEAGHFLTRALLSQHERESTYNACASVYEGDCYNVFTSGPAAAMALGMMYLKTDNAFLASRMMPPNQRVAMQKLTPLMCHLRSMMASLINWSAIEPTRLWLYHQVPSSLLELTQVSPPRLATQQMSYLLMNLAHCIAGHVMALGLRFAGTMDSTARDLIVGELQGFLANQVGTTKAAIPTVQRATGAYEACLLSCANALSLVMAGTGDLRALVLLQHLHRRTNVPYGSHMAISMSIGLLFLGSGRLTLCNNRAAVAALLMAFYPVWPKDAEDNTCHLQALRHLYGLAVVPRVMEAVDAVSHQPVSVPVRIVLRKRNSAKMGGSAGPHQPTSSAAGSAAVEHADDTEQVIHTVTPCLYPPVEMIERVEVRGTQYYPLVFYSFSKELTQSASMLFRVMAKESASSLANGRGGGHVLSTRTSIESKLLGWLHRLFRQNSTTMTEALTIIDSIKLVLRVQRPLLSRTTGGCELLLSGNFGEAMAEAMEKRYSFIFLHGGVPAAENASSDSRHPLRQLILEGKSRAEVFQSIARYPHGTAAFPCDFTALTIGGTAPANWGGGSASTPMMPTERDTCAAIDMAALARWLTEALHYYGIGQREIALLRQAFTALSKCAADLPVRTSCGGSSSVQLLAALLRLQATTLLPLSILEKIRACCMD; this is translated from the coding sequence ATGTCCCTCAGTCCGTACACAATCAATGTAGGTCCGTGCCAGGCAGACGGTAGGCGAGATGTCTTTCTTCAGTGGCATGAGCGACCATGTTTCAGCACAACCCATCGCGGAATCACCCAAGTGTGCCTCGCAAAATGGCCTGCGCGCTTGAGGGCAGAGAGTGCATTGGAGACGAACGACATGGACGAGGTTGAGGCACTTCGAGCACGGCGAACGGAGCAGGTGTACCAGACCTTGCTTGAGTTCGGAAACCCGAATGGGCCGTCCACGTCGACGCAGCTGATGTGCTCTGATCATGATGCGGCCGGAGGCGACAGCGATACTAAGCGTCCTTTGGAGCAGTACCTTTGCGTCTTTCACCGCGAAGAACTGGCCGATCAGTACGGTCGCTACACCTTCGTCCAGCCACACACAATCTGTACCGCGTATCGGATTGCTGACTCCACCGAGCTTgagctggtgctgcacaACGTGACACCGACCGACATTTCTGCCGCCGCGACTGGCGTGTTTGTTCGTGGCCACCGCCAGTCAAGCAAGGGGTTCCCGTCAAGCGCACCGATAGAGCACCAAGGCATTCAATACAAACCGGCGTCGAATTTGTGGTGGATGGGGACGCCGTTATCCCTGAAGCCAGTATACGTCGCCATGCCGCTTGGTTCGCAAGGAGGCATGACTGGTGGGGTACCTAAGGGCCATGTCGACAAGGCATCTGGCTCACATGCAGACAGCTTCGCGGCGGCTGACTCTCAGCACAGCGACAAGGCTGCGGGAGGTACAGTTTCCAACTTTGTGGCTTCTCCCATCGTAGTCGGCGCTGATGGTGTAGCAGTGCAAGGGCCCACTGGGGACAATATGGGTAGCCCGCCTCCCGCCGAGCTGGAGGGTTGTATTGCGCAAGGTCAGTTTGAGCTCCTGCCTTCTcgttcctcttctcccaaCATGCGCTGCTCGAGCCAGACCGCTGCGCCCTCGGCGGAGGGGCAGATGTCCCGGATGGCAGTCGCCACACCCGCTTCCTCGTTGCCGGGCGCTTCGCTTCCTTTGGCCAGCCATGCGCAAGCTCGGTACGTCGAAGTGGAGGCAACAGTACTCGCGCAGCTAGAGCTCTTTGATCCGAAtaggaggagcagcacatGCGCAAGTTCACTCACTGTCGTCCGCACGGGTGTTGAGGAGCTCGGCCTCGCAACCACGGTACCGCAGTACGCTCTGGACTGCATGCTTTGGCAGTGGTGGCCGCATCGCGTCCGACTTCCGCGGCTCACCTCCGGCAATGCTGCCTTGTCAGCGGTGGCGTCACCGCATGCAGCACTTGATCGCTACGCTGTTTTCATTTACGATGCACACCAAAGCCAAGTGTTCGTGCTGCGCACGCCGCACCTACACAGCGGTGCCGGTGACTTCgagctcctcttttcttttccgtgTGGCAGCTTGCCATTTGTCTTGCCATGTTTGCGCGCGCCACACCCGGCACCTATCGCTGTGTGCAACTACCCCCGCCCCAACTGCATCTCCGTCTATGATGTTATGGCACTGCTTGATGCCCCGGCGGCCACTACGGTGGTCATGGAGCTCGACCTGGAGGCGTACCAGGCGCATCACTCAGTCTTCTTCGGAAAGGTATGCATATCTTcaagcggcggcgacagtgcACTCTTCGGCGGAAGTGGCGTTTTATCGACGAGTGGCAGCTCAGCCAGTGGTGCTATGCCTGCACCTCTACTCCCTACTGGAGATGTAGACAACGACATGGCACgctctgccaccgctgcgtcaTGGACGGCGGATGTCATTAACGGCGTGCCCCACCTCATCCGTAGCATCTTATACCACTATAAGAATCGTCTCGTCGTGCAGTACGCCTGGCCTAGCGGCTCTGCGCGACCGGCAGCGACGGAAAGCGCAGAGGACGCTGGTGCGGGGTTCATGGCGTCTTGCGGTAACAGTGAGTACGAGGGAGATGCCGATCAGAGTTTGCGGAGTCGCCaccgacgccgtcgccgctgcgaaGGCACCATTTCTTTCACCGTCGAGTTCCCGGTGATCACGCTTGATGAAGATCCCTTGCTTGTGTATGTGCTCGAGGCACTGAGCTCTGCCCTTGGCCCCCGCGCTGTGGCGGCTCTCGAGTACGTCCTGTTCAGGGAACGGTGGTACCGCAAGTGCAACGCGTCTATCGGTGCTGATGCGTTTGACGTGTGTGCCGGGCTGCTACGGAATATTTTTGGGTCTGAATGCAGCGGCTCCAATCAGGCGCTCGCCTCTACAAGCTGGCGGGGACAGCTCCCAAGAGTAGCAGAGCACCCCGAAGTTACGGCGCACGTGGAGACCATGGCGGGAGTTGCAGTGCCGCACGTCTTTGTGGACCCCTCGACCGTGACGCTTCAGCAGATTCGTCGAACAGTCGAGCGGCGCCACATCGCAGACGCACCACTGTGTTGCAGAaacgtggaggagggcgacaCCGCCGGCGCCGTCAACACCGCCGCTCAAGTCCGACCGGCCGCGGTTTACGGGTGCGCGTGGACGAGACAAGAGCGTGGGTTGGCTTTGGTAGCACTACACCTGCTGTTTGAGGCGTGCCGTGCACAGGAGCACCTCTggtcactgctgccgcgttTGGCGAGCCTGAACCAGGACCTGAGCAACGCCTTGCGCTGGACTTCTTACGTAGCGTACTATGATGCCATGTCTCCGAGGGGCTTCAcagctccccctcctccgttgCGGACATCGCCAACGGAGAGCTTTGCCGATAGCTTCCCGGCGAGCGTACTGAGCTGTCGCTTCGATTCACTGGAGCGACTGGACAACGCCGTGGCGCCGCAGGCAGGCAACAACGCCTCAGTGGCGCCGCCAGCCGCTGAGTTCGTCAGCGGCGACGCGCCTGGACTGTTCTCAACGCTCTCCCTCATCGCGGTGTGCAACACCACCCCCCGGACTGTTGCGATGCCGTATGGCACGTGGCCGCTGCTAAAGCACTTGCCAGATGCGCATCCCATTGCACTCACGAATCGCTTAGTGGTTCTCTACCATGACATCTTCGGCGCTTCGACTGGTTCGCTTTCGGCCACTTCGGCAGCCAGCGCGGACATGGGCACCGGGAACGCTCTTGCAGACTCCCATGTCAATGTGACCTGGTGGCAGCGTATCTGTAGCCTCGTTCTACAGCGGCGCATCTCCTCGGCTGTGGTGCGGCAGACACTGAACGCTGCCGTGGCGTACCCACTTGTGGAGGCGTTGACAAAAGGGCGTGAGTGTGCTGAGTCGACGTGGCCAGTGGCACTCCTTGAACTGGTAGGGCGCCGTGACCGGTGCCCGCCAACCTCGCACACCGCGCAGATCTTGAGCGCTGGACAGCATGTCGTGGAGACTGCCGAGGAGAACGCCGTGGCGCGTCAGTTCCGCGTGACCCTCACAGAAGATGACGGTGTTTCTGTACGACCAGACTTCCGCAAGACCTGGCGGGACTCTCGCCTCGACATGGTGCAGAACCTCTTTAACACGGTTGCCCCCATTTCACTCTCGGGGTTTGAGGATCGGCCAGAGGAGCTCGCCGGGGCGCTTGAGCTGCTCTCGTGCCGCGCGCAAGCAATGCCGCTCGGCCGTGGCATGCTTACGATGTGCACACAGAGTTTTAAAGTGCAGGATAGCATCCCCATTGCACCACTGAATCTGAGTGGGCGCACAAACGACGGGATCAGCGTTGCGAACAAGCCAACGGACGACCTCATGTGGCCGCTTTTCCACAACGGGTGTGCGGCCGGACTCCGgtttctgccgctgccgccgacgtTTTCTGCCTGCTCCGTAGAAGCTCCATTTGCGACTCAGGAGGCGCTCGGGGATACGGATACAAAGGAGACTGCTGCGCTTTCGCTTGGCAGCCGCGCGCAGAGCATCACAAAACAGTGGGTCATGTACCAGACGAAAAACATAGACAACCCCGCTTCTCGAGCCGGACTGTTGCTCGCTACAGGCATCCTCGGCCACCTCACGGTACTGCAGCGCACCGATATCTTTTACCTTCTCATCTCGCGACAGGAACAGTACGTCTGGCGCGAGGCCACAACGATGGCAGTGATGCTGGGCctcagctgcagcttctgTGGCACCGGAAATGAGGCGGTGTTCCGCTGCCTCTCGGTGCATGTGCAGTCACTGAACCCGAGTGCCGAGGACATTGAGGTGTCTCTGGACGTGCAGACGGCAGCGCTCGTGTCGATGGGTCTTCTGTGTCAACAGGCGTCTTCAAACACCTTCCTTGTGGAGGTTTTCCTGGTTGAGCTGTCGCGTGTGCCAACGGATGAGCACTGCACGAAGCGTGAAGGCTATGTTCTCGGCGCCGGCTTTGGCCTTGGCCAGCTGCTACTCGGCGTAGGCCAGTCGCATGGAGTACAGCGCGTAGAGGACCGTCTGCTGGCTATTATGAAGGGagcaccgcgcagcgctgctgtaTCGATGCGTGAGGGGGTAGAGCACTTTGAAGAAACAATGGGCCGAGGGGAGGCAGGGCATTTCCTTAcccgcgcgctgctgtcacAGCATGAGCGAGAGTCTACCTACAACGCATGCGCGAGCGTCTACGAAGGTGACTGCTACAACGTGTTCACATCAGGCCCTGCCGCTGCTATGGCACTCGGCATGATGTATCTGAAGACTGACAATGCGTTTCTCGCATCAAGAATGATGCCGCCGAATCAGCGCGTCGCCATGCAGAAGCTAACGCCGCTGATGTGCCACCTACGGAGCATGATGGCCTCGCTGATTAACTGGAGCGCAATCGAGCCAACGCGGCTGTGGCTCTACCACCAGGTGCCCAGCTCGTTGTTGGAGCTGACGCAAGTGTCGCCGCCGAGGCTTGCCACACAGCAGATGAGCTATTTGCTAATGAACCTCGCGCACTGTATCGCCGGACACGTGATGGCGCTTGGGTTGCGGTTCGCCGGCACGATGGATAGCACAGCCCGTGACCTCATCGTCGGGGAGCTGCAGGGCTTCCTCGCAAATCAGGTTGGCACCACTAAGGCCGCGATTCCCACCGTACAGCGTGCGACAGGTGCGTATGAGGCGTGTCTGCTGTCGTGTGCGAATGCGCTGAGTCTTGTTATGGCGGGCACGGGGGACTTGAGGGCTTTGGTGTTGCTGCAGCATCTGCATCGGCGCACAAACGTTCCCTACGGCTCTCACATGGCCATCTCCATGAGCATTGGCTTGCTGTTCTTGGGAAGTGGTCGGCTGACGCTGTGCAACAATcgtgccgcggtggcggcgctgctcatggCGTTTTACCCTGTCTGGCCAAAGGACGCGGAGGACAACACGTGCCATTTGCAAGCGCTGAGACACCTGTATGGACTGGCTGTGGTGCCACGAGTCatggaggcggtggatgcTGTGAGCCACCAGCCTGTGTCGGTGCCTGTGCGCATCGTGCTGCGCAAGAGGAACTCGGCGAAGATGGGGGGAAGTGCCGGACCTCATCAGCCAACCTCGAGTGCTGCTGGTTCCGCTGCTGTGGAACACGCCGACGACACCGAGCAGGTAATCCACACTGTCACCCCGTGCCTGTACCCACCAGTCGAGATGATCGAACGGGTGGAAGTGCGCGGCACCCAGTACTACCCACTGGTGTTCTATTCCTTTAGCAAGGAGCTTACGCAGTCGGCGAGTATGCTGTTTCGCGTCATGGCAAAGGAgagcgcctcctcgctggCCAACGGTCGAGGTGGCGGACATGTGCTCTCTACGAGAACCTCCATTGAATCCAAGCTGCTTGGCTGGCTGCATCGGCTCTTTCGCCAGAACTCGACAACGATGACAGAGGCACTCACCATCATTGATAGCATAAAGCTAGTACTGCGAGTGCAACGCCCACTCCTCTCCCGCACAACAGGAGGAtgtgagctgctgctctccggCAACTTTGGCGAGGCTatggcggaggcgatggagaaACGGTATTCCTTCATCTTCCTTCATGGCGGTGTGCCGGCCGCTGAAAATGCATCGAGTGACTCTCGCCACCCACTTCGCCAGCTGATCCTCGAGGGCAAATCACGCGCCGAAGTGTTTCAGTCTATCGCCCGTTATCCTCATGGAACGGCGGCATTTCCATGTGACTTCACAGCCTTGACCATTGGCGGCACCGCGCCGGCCAACTGGGGAGGCGGGAGCGCCTCGACGCCGATGATGCCTACCGAGCGGGACACGTGCGCAGCCATTGACATGGCTGCGTTGGCGCGCTGGTTAACAGAGGCGTTGCATTACTACGGTATAGGCCAGCGAGAGATCGCGCTTCTCCGGCAAGCCTTCACGGCTCTTTCCAAGTGCGCTGCTGACCTCCCGGTGAGGACCAGCTGCGGAGGCTCATcttcggtgcagctgctcgcagCGCTTCTTCGATTACAggcgacgacgctgctgcctctttcGATTCTCGAAAAGATTCGGGCCTGCTGCATGGACTGA
- a CDS encoding putative intraflagellar transport (IFT) protein, whose product MDDDRLIMFDSSGAIRMYDPEKYEELVKTVEVERRYVERMDEFRALVQRTMAVVQRLGEGIEAEKLRAIGFRNIVESEAEERFRAVQEAQIRLREKQMELDRYVAEYDSLKLVEQEQQTFFQHLSQAKD is encoded by the coding sequence ATGGACGATGATCGACTCATCATGTTCGATAGCAGCGGTGCTATTCGCATGTACGACCCTGAAAAATATGAGGAGCTTGTGAAGACTGTCGAGGTAGAGCGGCGCTACGTGGAGAGGATGGATGAGTTTCGCGCACTCGTGCAGCGCACAATGGCGGTTGTCCAGCGACTCGGCGAAGGGATCGAGGCTGAGAAACTGAGGGCCATCGGTTTCCGAAACATCGTTGAAAGTGAGGCTGAGGAGCGTTTCCGCGCTGTCCAAGAGGCCCAGATACGGCTGCGGGAGAAGCAGATGGAGCTGGACCGCTACGTCGCGGAGTACGACTCTCTGAAGCTGGTAGAGCAGGAACAACAGACCTTCTTCCAGCATCTTAGCCAAGCCAAGGATTAA